The Rhinoderma darwinii isolate aRhiDar2 chromosome 11, aRhiDar2.hap1, whole genome shotgun sequence genome window below encodes:
- the LOC142663492 gene encoding uncharacterized protein LOC142663492, producing MPVCIVAGCPSGGRQKEHGVIVHVFPKDKNMIRAWLIQTRQDFGDLEEYVNKVYEGKKTDSFRLCSKHFTSDCYTHLDGWRKVLRKDAVPTIFEHPSLDNNVKIPARKRRRMDRESGYPAPLGFCAHCGQQSIRSPNVMSVGVNTQSLMVKWDRSTQTDPKIGSRTVAVEHKIKTYRKKTQCNLPFNRNKVKPKTNDGNKMPYANALFNERLNALGGNGVSPYDAHPTNHSPMASLSLPVEKGINVENTIVESGAADKSPLNDINPIFQDSKFVESSTADEANHIEYSQKPGADPDAMSPNLMTERKFLVFESCLDALIAMVSCKWLGSCGKPIVKIFKKRVGTFVSVYVTCSDNHRTHLWESQPKRGNVPVGNLALSASVLFSGSTFRQVHNFFYLMGLECIRKSTYHNYQRKYLFPTVKHHWKKEQAANLAVFGQSSICVVGDGQCDGPDRHLGYCLYTLIDASTKKVLHFQIEQLRPGISSALSEEVACQKSLEKLQKKNVSIKILCTDKCAGIKKMVQTDFNTMVHQFDVWHAVRSIGAKVLSASRRKYCGELSLWVSVVRDHLWWSASTCDNNPELLLEKWNSLLNHTANEHSWSGNKLYHRCEHDSVEQDHRRRTWLHWGSAAHNSLREIVLNPRLQKDLKRLFTFSHPGDIELYHSAILKYRPKRGDFIKDSVKARIQLAGLHHNYNIHRVRHEGRKAAARSAPQRRPAVCSKCTKQQFLCSVYEPSNQSFLLEIMKDVLKLADGSRSFDCT from the coding sequence ATGCCTGTCTGCATTGTCGCTGGATGTCCGTCGGGAGGTCGCCAGAAGGAGCACGGGGTCATCGTTCATGTTTTTCCAAAAGATAAGAACATGATCCGGGCCTGGCTGATTCAGACGAGACAAGATTTCGGAGATCTGGAAGAGTATGTGAATAaggtttatgaggggaaaaaaacggaCAGCTTCAGACTCTGCTCCAAACACTTCACTTCCGACTGTTACACGCATTTGGACGGATGGCGCAAAGTCTTGAGGAAAGACGCTGTCCCCACTATTTTTGAACATCCGAGCTTAGATAACAATGTCAAAATTCCTGCTCGAAAAAGACGCCGAATGGACAGAGAATCGGGGTACCCAGCACCTCTTGGGTTTTGTGCACACTGTGGGCAACAGTCGATACGTTCCCCCAATGTCATGTCCGTCGGGGTTAACACGCAGTCATTGATGGTAAAGTGGGACAGATCCACCCAAACCGACCCAAAAATAGGCTCTAGGACTGTAGCCGTAGAACATAAAATAAAGACCTACCGCAAAAAAACCCAGTGTAACTTGCCCTTTAACCGAAACAAAGTGAAGCCCAAAACCAATGATGGCAACAAAATGCCCTACGCCAATGCGCTCTTCAATGAAAGATTAAATGCACTCGGCGGTAACGGGGTCTCGCCTTATGACGCTCATCCAACCAACCACTCCCCAATGGCTTCACTTTCCCTTCCAGTAGAGAAAGGAATCAATGTGGAGAACACAATCGTAGAAAGTGGCGCGGCCGATAAATCGCCACTAAATGACATCAATCCGATATTTCAAGACTCAAAATTTGTGGaatcttccaccgctgatgaagcCAACCACATAGAATACAGCCAGAAACCAGGCGCCGATCCGGACGCCATGAGTCCAAATTTGATGACGGAAAGAAAATTTCTTGTTTTTGAATCGTGCCTGGACGCCCTTATCGCCATGGTGTCCTGCAAGTGGCTCGGCTCCTGTGGGAAGCCCATCGTTAAAATCTTCAAAAAACGAGTGGGGACCTTCGTTAGCGTGTATGTCACCTGCTCAGACAACCACCGTACACATCTGTGGGAAAGCCAACCCAAAAGAGGCAACGTGCCCGTAGGGAATCTCGCTCTTTCGGCATCCGTTTTATTTAGTGGTTCCACCTTCAGGCAGGTGCACAATTTCTTCTACCTTATGGGGCTGGAGTGCATTCGAAAATCCACCTACCACAATTATCAAAGAAAATATTTATTCCCTACAGTGAAACACCACTGGAAGAAAGAACAGGCAGCAAATCTGGCCGTTTTTGGCCAGTCGTCAATCTGTGTGGTCGGCGATGGACAGTGCGACGGTCCCGACCGACATCTGGGATATTGTCTCTACACGCTGATAGATGCCTCCACCAAGAAGGTGCTGCACTTTCAGATCGAGCAGCTGCGACCGGGCATTTCGTCTGCCCTCTCGGAGGAAGTGGCCTGTCAGAAATCCTTGGAAAAACTTCAAAAGAAAAATGTCAGCATCAAAATCCTATGCACTGACAAATGTGCCGGCATCAAGAAGATGGTCCAGACCGATTTCAACACCATGGTGCACCAGTTTGACGTGTGGCATGCGGTTCGATCCATCGGGGCGAAGGTTCTTTCCGCCAGCAGAAGAAAATATTGTGGTGAACTGAGTTTGTGGGTGAGCGTTGTACGAGATCACCTGTGGTGGTCCGCCAGCACCTGTGACAACAACCCAGAACTTCTTCTCGAAAAGTGGAACTCGTTGCTGAACCACACCGCTAACGAGCACTCGTGGTCCGGCAACAAGCTCTACCACCGCTGCGAGCACGATTCCGTAGAGCAAGACCATCGGCGGAGGACATGGCTTCACTGGGGAAGTGCCGCCCACAACTCACTCCGAGAAATCGTCTTAAATCCCAGGTTACAGAAAGACCTAAAGCGCCTCTTCACCTTCAGCCACCCCGGAGACATAGAGCTGTACCACAGTGCCATTCTGAAGTACCGGCCGAAGAGAGGCGACTTTATCAAGGACAGCGTGAAGGCCCGGATACAATTAGCGGGTCTCCACCACAATTACAACATTCACAGGGTCCGGCACGAGGGTAGGAAAGCCGCCGCGAGATCGGCGCCCCAAAGGCGCCCGGCCGTTTGCAGCAAGTGTACGAAACAGCAGTTCCTATGTTCTGTTTACGAGCCGAGTAACCAGAGTTTCTTACTGGAGATTATGAAGGATGTTTTGAAATTAGCGGACGGAAGCAGAAGTTTTGACTGTACATGA